A window from Pyrococcus yayanosii CH1 encodes these proteins:
- a CDS encoding carboxypeptidase M32, giving the protein MEGIFQNEIIKQILAKYRRIWAIGHAQSVLGWDMEVNMPKEGILERSVAQGELSVLSQEFLLKPDFVELVEKAKGIEDLNEYERGIVRVLDRSIRISKAFPPEFLRERSEVTSQATKAWEEAKKDDDYSKFEPWLDKIIDLAKRAAEYLGYEKEPYDALLDLFEEGLTTREVERMFEKLEKDLKPLLEKIMEEGKVPQSHILEKEKYEREQMERVNIWILQKFGFPLGVRARLDVSAHPFTTEFGIRDVRITTRYEGYDFRRTILSTVHEFGHALYELQQDDRFMFSPIAGGVSLGVHESQSRFWENIIGRSREFAELIYPILKENLPFMSGYTPEDVYLYFNIVRPDYIRTEADVVTYNFHILLRFKLERIMVSEEVKAKDLPELWNEEMERLLGIRPKTYREGILQDIHWAHGTIGYFPTYSIGTLLAAQLYYHVKRDIPDFEERIAKGDFEPIKAWLRERIHRWGSIYSPKELIKKAIGEDLNPEYFVKWVKERYL; this is encoded by the coding sequence ATGGAGGGGATTTTCCAGAACGAGATTATAAAGCAGATTCTCGCTAAGTATAGGCGTATCTGGGCTATAGGGCATGCTCAGAGCGTCCTTGGCTGGGACATGGAGGTCAACATGCCAAAGGAAGGCATCCTAGAGCGCTCGGTAGCTCAAGGAGAGCTTTCCGTTCTCAGCCAAGAGTTCCTTCTAAAGCCGGACTTCGTCGAGCTTGTCGAGAAAGCGAAGGGAATCGAAGACCTCAACGAGTACGAGCGCGGAATTGTTAGGGTCCTAGACCGCTCCATAAGGATAAGCAAGGCCTTCCCACCCGAATTCCTCAGGGAGAGGAGCGAGGTAACGAGCCAAGCGACGAAGGCCTGGGAAGAGGCCAAGAAAGACGATGACTACTCCAAGTTCGAGCCCTGGCTCGACAAAATCATCGATCTCGCTAAAAGGGCCGCCGAGTACCTTGGCTACGAGAAGGAGCCCTATGACGCCTTACTTGACCTCTTCGAGGAGGGCCTAACAACCAGGGAAGTTGAGAGAATGTTCGAGAAGCTTGAGAAGGATCTCAAACCGCTCCTCGAAAAGATAATGGAGGAGGGCAAAGTTCCACAAAGTCATATACTTGAGAAGGAGAAGTATGAGAGGGAGCAGATGGAGAGGGTAAACATTTGGATTCTCCAGAAGTTTGGCTTCCCACTGGGAGTTAGGGCAAGGCTCGATGTTTCGGCACATCCCTTCACAACCGAGTTTGGTATAAGAGATGTTAGGATAACCACCAGATACGAAGGCTACGACTTCAGGAGAACTATTTTGAGCACGGTCCACGAGTTCGGTCATGCACTCTACGAGCTCCAGCAAGATGACAGGTTCATGTTCAGCCCAATAGCGGGCGGAGTTTCCTTAGGAGTTCACGAGAGCCAGAGCCGCTTCTGGGAGAACATCATTGGAAGGAGCAGAGAGTTTGCCGAGCTGATATATCCAATCCTCAAGGAGAACCTGCCCTTCATGTCTGGTTATACTCCAGAGGACGTCTACCTTTACTTCAACATTGTCAGGCCCGACTACATAAGGACTGAGGCGGATGTCGTCACCTACAACTTCCACATCCTGCTTCGCTTCAAGCTTGAGAGGATTATGGTCAGCGAGGAAGTTAAGGCAAAGGATCTGCCGGAGCTCTGGAACGAGGAGATGGAGAGGCTTTTGGGCATAAGGCCGAAGACTTACAGGGAGGGCATCCTCCAGGACATCCACTGGGCCCACGGAACAATAGGTTACTTCCCAACCTACAGCATAGGAACCCTCCTCGCGGCCCAGCTCTACTACCACGTAAAGAGGGATATTCCAGACTTCGAGGAGAGGATTGCGAAGGGCGATTTCGAACCCATAAAGGCCTGGTTGCGCGAGAGGATACACCGCTGGGGCTCAATCTACTCGCCTAAGGAGCTCATAAAGAAGGCCATCGGCGAAGACCTAAATCCGGAATACTTCGTGAAGTGGGTGAAGGAGAGGTATCTGTGA
- a CDS encoding antitoxin VapB family protein produces MAKTITISDDVYRELVRIKGDKSFSEILRELLKERKGNSHVLLRIFGILNEKEYKEVKKKLKELEEEFEKWGQSLIQM; encoded by the coding sequence ATGGCGAAAACCATAACGATTTCAGATGATGTTTACAGAGAGCTTGTGAGGATTAAAGGAGACAAGTCGTTCTCGGAAATTCTGAGGGAGCTGCTGAAGGAGAGAAAGGGAAATTCTCACGTTCTTCTCAGGATATTCGGAATACTCAATGAGAAGGAATACAAAGAAGTTAAGAAAAAATTGAAAGAGCTTGAGGAGGAGTTTGAGAAATGGGGGCAGTCCTTGATACAAATGTGA
- a CDS encoding type II toxin-antitoxin system VapC family toxin: MGAVLDTNVIIEVARGNETVLRDVLSIDSTFYITSVTKFEILIGIPRKKELLWFNILEELPFEGRAAEIAAYLHKKLKEMGNMLSLRDLFIAAICLVNDIPLVTLDEDFKILRDFGLEVHIIRRQ; encoded by the coding sequence ATGGGGGCAGTCCTTGATACAAATGTGATAATTGAAGTTGCACGAGGAAACGAGACTGTCCTTAGGGATGTTCTTTCCATTGACAGCACGTTTTATATAACTTCAGTGACGAAGTTCGAAATTCTTATCGGTATTCCAAGAAAGAAAGAGCTCCTATGGTTCAACATTCTTGAGGAGTTGCCCTTCGAGGGGCGAGCCGCTGAAATCGCGGCCTACCTCCACAAAAAGCTTAAAGAAATGGGCAATATGCTCAGCCTCAGGGACTTGTTCATAGCGGCAATATGCCTCGTCAACGATATTCCGCTCGTAACTCTCGATGAAGACTTCAAAATATTGAGAGATTTTGGGCTTGAGGTTCACATAATTAGGAGGCAATAA
- a CDS encoding ASCH domain-containing protein — protein sequence MEWEMGLQEEYIELIRTGKKKIEGRLYDEKRRQIKPGDIISFEGGKLKVRVKALRVYSSFREMLEKEGLENVLPGVDSIEEGVRVYRQFYDEEREKKYGVVAIEVEPIEEDK from the coding sequence ATGGAGTGGGAAATGGGGCTCCAGGAGGAGTATATAGAGCTGATAAGGACCGGGAAGAAGAAGATTGAAGGAAGGCTATACGACGAGAAGAGACGGCAAATAAAGCCGGGCGACATAATTTCCTTCGAGGGTGGGAAGTTGAAAGTCAGGGTGAAGGCCCTACGCGTTTACTCCTCATTCAGGGAGATGCTGGAGAAGGAGGGTTTGGAAAACGTTTTGCCTGGGGTTGATAGCATAGAGGAGGGCGTCAGGGTTTACAGGCAGTTCTACGACGAGGAGAGGGAGAAGAAGTATGGCGTTGTCGCGATAGAGGTGGAGCCGATAGAGGAAGATAAATGA
- a CDS encoding geranylgeranyl reductase family protein, which translates to MKYDVLIIGGGPVGNYLAYLLAGDFRVAVVEKKGSFGGKACTGIIGAESFERLGLPKDAILNKFRGAVFYSRIRSFEVERKAPQAYLVDRKILEKTLAEKAIRRGAEYYMATTFIGFRNGRAVLQHLGKEFEVEATFYIGADGVNSAVAKAIGARTRAEFLTGFEVEVVGDFSRKDFVEVWVNKDMNPDFFFWVAPVNEGLARVGTFGSVDALARFLKVRMLKPEAVVEFKSGVVGFGTRRPWVRGNVALIGDAALQIKPTTAGGIVFGMVCAHALKNALLEDNLDAYEKACSWIRRQISFGLRFRRLFRRLSQDAIEEIFDVLGSEEARAIIEAQADFDDHLKTAKAILRRPRLLAKLIRISPSIVRALL; encoded by the coding sequence ATGAAGTACGACGTGCTCATAATAGGTGGTGGGCCCGTTGGGAACTACCTCGCCTACCTGCTCGCCGGCGATTTCAGGGTCGCAGTCGTCGAGAAAAAGGGTTCTTTTGGGGGAAAGGCTTGCACCGGCATAATTGGGGCCGAAAGTTTTGAGAGGCTGGGGCTCCCGAAAGACGCCATTTTGAACAAGTTCAGGGGTGCGGTCTTCTACTCCAGGATAAGGAGCTTTGAGGTCGAGAGAAAGGCTCCTCAGGCCTATCTCGTTGACAGGAAGATCCTTGAGAAGACATTAGCGGAGAAGGCCATAAGGAGGGGGGCGGAATACTACATGGCGACGACGTTCATCGGCTTCAGGAACGGCAGGGCCGTTCTTCAGCACCTTGGAAAGGAGTTCGAGGTTGAGGCCACCTTTTATATTGGGGCGGACGGCGTGAACAGCGCTGTGGCTAAGGCCATTGGGGCCAGAACTAGGGCCGAGTTCCTCACTGGCTTTGAGGTCGAGGTCGTTGGGGACTTCTCGAGGAAGGACTTCGTGGAGGTCTGGGTGAACAAAGATATGAATCCCGACTTCTTCTTCTGGGTTGCGCCGGTGAATGAGGGCCTAGCCAGGGTGGGCACCTTTGGTAGCGTCGATGCCCTCGCCCGGTTCTTGAAGGTTCGCATGCTAAAGCCGGAGGCCGTCGTGGAGTTTAAAAGCGGTGTCGTGGGCTTTGGAACTAGACGGCCTTGGGTAAGGGGAAATGTGGCCCTCATAGGGGATGCCGCCCTCCAGATTAAGCCGACGACGGCGGGCGGCATAGTCTTTGGAATGGTCTGCGCCCACGCCTTAAAGAATGCCCTCCTCGAGGATAACCTTGACGCCTACGAGAAGGCCTGCTCCTGGATAAGGCGCCAGATATCCTTCGGTCTGAGGTTTAGGAGGTTATTCCGCAGGCTTTCCCAGGACGCTATCGAGGAAATCTTCGACGTACTCGGGAGCGAAGAGGCGAGGGCCATAATAGAGGCACAGGCGGACTTCGACGACCACCTAAAGACCGCTAAGGCTATACTTAGGAGGCCTAGGCTCCTGGCGAAGCTTATAAGGATAAGCCCAAGCATCGTGAGGGCACTGCTATGA
- the pcp gene encoding pyroglutamyl-peptidase I, giving the protein MKVLLTGFEPFGGESINPSWEAVKKVEVEGVELVKRKLPVSFKRVRGELPAIILEERPDVVILTGLAGGRPNITVERVAINVMDARMDDNDGYKPEDEPVVEGGPDAYFSTLPIKAIIKAHRNAGIPSAVSNTAGTYVCNTAMYVALHTVKTHGLDTIAGFIHVPYIPEQVLEKGAPSMPLDMIVKAIEIAVRVSVEHKLYRPER; this is encoded by the coding sequence ATGAAGGTCCTGCTTACAGGTTTCGAGCCGTTTGGCGGTGAGAGTATAAACCCCTCTTGGGAAGCTGTGAAAAAAGTAGAAGTCGAGGGAGTTGAGCTCGTTAAAAGGAAGCTTCCCGTAAGCTTCAAGCGGGTAAGGGGGGAACTACCCGCCATAATCCTCGAAGAGAGGCCAGATGTTGTAATACTAACTGGACTCGCGGGAGGCAGGCCCAACATCACCGTGGAGCGCGTGGCCATAAACGTCATGGACGCGAGGATGGATGACAATGATGGTTACAAGCCCGAGGACGAGCCCGTGGTAGAGGGCGGGCCCGATGCCTACTTCTCGACCCTGCCCATTAAGGCCATCATAAAGGCCCACAGGAATGCCGGAATCCCTTCGGCGGTCTCAAACACAGCCGGCACATACGTCTGCAACACCGCCATGTACGTCGCCCTCCATACCGTCAAGACGCACGGCTTGGACACCATAGCGGGGTTCATCCATGTTCCCTACATTCCGGAGCAGGTGCTCGAGAAGGGAGCACCCTCCATGCCCCTCGATATGATTGTCAAAGCTATCGAAATAGCCGTGCGGGTCAGCGTGGAGCACAAATTATATAGGCCGGAGAGGTGA
- a CDS encoding DUF61 family protein, whose amino-acid sequence MERATRIIEVEVARINSHLPRARKTLAQLLSEEEPSITLKDGSKHYFRREELQFIASLLDEGERETLRLPIILEISTVTREHFRVRGRTEVKVIQNVLGIEEDLEERSVLELPRYLLAKVRRALPTTTTYAFILE is encoded by the coding sequence TTGGAGAGGGCCACAAGAATAATAGAGGTCGAAGTGGCAAGGATAAACTCCCATCTTCCGAGGGCCAGAAAAACGCTTGCCCAGCTACTCTCTGAGGAAGAGCCTTCAATAACTCTCAAGGATGGAAGCAAGCACTATTTCAGGCGAGAAGAGCTTCAGTTCATAGCGTCCCTCCTCGACGAGGGCGAGAGGGAAACGCTCAGGCTCCCCATAATCCTTGAGATAAGCACCGTCACAAGGGAGCACTTCAGGGTCAGGGGAAGGACTGAGGTGAAGGTCATACAGAATGTTCTCGGCATCGAAGAGGACCTTGAGGAGAGATCCGTCCTCGAACTCCCCCGCTACCTGCTAGCCAAAGTTAGGAGAGCCCTCCCGACGACCACAACTTACGCCTTCATACTGGAGTGA
- the glnA gene encoding type I glutamate--ammonia ligase: protein MNSLKAIESGFGRKVRFVQLIFVDINGVPKGMEIPAARYEEAIEDGISFDGSSIPGFQGIEDSDLIFKADPSTYAEVPWEGIARVYGYIYKDGKPYAADPRGVLKKVIDELAKEGLTAYIGPEPEFYLLRRNGSWELHLPDGGGYFDILSLDRAREIKREIAEYMPAFGLIPEVLHHEVGNAQHEIDFRYDEALRTADNIISFKYVVKAVAERHGLYATFMPKPLHGMPGNGMHLHISLWKEGENLFIGEDGLSDTALYFIGGLLKHAKALTAVTNPTVNSYKRLVPGYEAPVYVSWGYRNRSALIRVPAFWGNGARIEYRCPDPSANPYFAFAAILMAGLDGIRHKVEPSAYVEENLYEISDDRRKRLGIETLPESLGEALEALKNDKIVRKALGGAYENFVRYKEREWEEYLAYLEANHLPKDTKRVTEWELERYFHV, encoded by the coding sequence ATGAACAGTCTCAAAGCGATTGAAAGCGGCTTCGGAAGGAAGGTCAGGTTCGTCCAGCTGATATTCGTGGACATAAACGGTGTCCCCAAGGGCATGGAGATTCCAGCAGCGAGATACGAGGAGGCCATAGAGGACGGCATATCCTTCGACGGCTCTTCAATCCCTGGCTTCCAGGGAATAGAGGATAGCGACCTCATATTCAAGGCCGACCCGAGCACCTACGCCGAAGTTCCCTGGGAGGGCATCGCGAGGGTTTACGGTTACATATACAAAGACGGAAAGCCCTACGCCGCGGATCCTAGGGGCGTCCTGAAGAAGGTTATTGATGAGCTCGCCAAAGAGGGACTCACCGCCTACATAGGGCCGGAGCCTGAGTTCTACCTCCTCCGGAGGAACGGGTCCTGGGAGCTTCACCTTCCCGATGGAGGCGGCTACTTTGACATTCTCTCCCTCGACAGGGCAAGGGAAATAAAGAGGGAAATCGCAGAGTACATGCCCGCCTTTGGCCTGATACCAGAGGTTCTGCACCACGAGGTCGGAAACGCTCAGCATGAAATAGACTTCCGCTACGACGAGGCCCTGAGAACAGCCGACAACATCATCAGCTTCAAGTACGTTGTGAAAGCCGTCGCCGAGAGGCACGGCCTCTACGCGACTTTCATGCCAAAGCCACTCCACGGAATGCCCGGGAACGGAATGCACCTCCACATAAGCCTCTGGAAAGAGGGAGAGAATCTTTTCATTGGCGAAGATGGCCTCAGCGATACTGCCTTATATTTCATAGGCGGCCTGCTTAAGCACGCCAAGGCCCTAACTGCAGTGACAAACCCGACGGTGAACAGCTACAAGAGACTTGTCCCCGGCTATGAAGCACCAGTTTACGTGAGCTGGGGCTACAGGAACAGGAGCGCCCTAATAAGGGTGCCGGCCTTCTGGGGCAATGGAGCAAGGATAGAGTATCGGTGCCCAGATCCGAGCGCCAACCCCTACTTCGCCTTCGCGGCCATTCTCATGGCCGGCCTTGATGGAATACGACACAAGGTTGAGCCCTCGGCCTACGTCGAGGAGAACCTCTATGAGATAAGCGATGATAGAAGGAAAAGGCTCGGCATTGAAACCCTGCCTGAAAGCCTCGGCGAGGCCCTCGAGGCCCTAAAGAATGATAAAATCGTCAGGAAGGCCCTTGGAGGAGCCTACGAGAACTTCGTGAGGTACAAGGAGAGGGAGTGGGAGGAGTACCTTGCCTATCTAGAGGCCAACCACCTGCCCAAAGACACGAAGAGGGTGACGGAGTGGGAGCTGGAAAGATACTTCCACGTCTAA
- a CDS encoding bifunctional ADP-dependent NAD(P)H-hydrate dehydratase/NAD(P)H-hydrate epimerase produces the protein MRIEDVYIWDINARWLGITPHQLMENAGAGVARVIEERFGRGLRIAVFSATGNNGGDGFVAARHLSFENDVTLFLVGDEAKIRSEEAKHNWEILKRLDFVKIRVLKDSAHIKELDLSGFDVIVDALLGAGTKGEPREPIRSAIEKINEYAGRAKIVSIDLPSGYPSTVRVKADFAVTFQWDKDEYEGFERVVVKIGYPKELYNIVGPGDAKFALRKKGEHKGQNGRLLIIGGSEDYFGAPYLAAKAASYLVDLVFLTMPEYSARRIGDPNLILRPVEGSNFALKHLENVLTIAEKVDAVVIGPGIGVDENTKAFVREFIRRCGRPMVIDADALKAIAGDLDALRGKRFVLTPHAGEFRMLFGELPPAGLKERAATVMKKAKEIGGVILLKGSYDVISDGKTWKYNKTGNRGMTTGGTGDVLAGIVGALLALGNEPLRAASVGAFLNGLAGDMVKEEKGENFTALDVAEKIPNATRWALEF, from the coding sequence ATGAGAATCGAGGACGTATATATCTGGGACATCAACGCTAGGTGGCTTGGCATAACTCCTCACCAGCTCATGGAGAATGCAGGCGCGGGAGTGGCAAGGGTTATAGAGGAGCGCTTTGGAAGGGGCCTCAGGATAGCCGTCTTCTCTGCAACTGGCAACAACGGCGGCGACGGCTTTGTTGCTGCCAGACACCTCAGCTTCGAGAACGACGTCACGCTCTTCCTCGTCGGTGATGAGGCTAAGATAAGGAGCGAAGAGGCAAAGCACAATTGGGAGATCCTCAAAAGACTGGACTTTGTGAAGATAAGGGTTCTCAAGGATTCGGCTCACATCAAGGAGCTCGATCTCTCCGGCTTCGACGTCATAGTTGATGCCCTACTCGGTGCTGGCACGAAGGGCGAGCCAAGAGAGCCGATAAGGAGCGCGATAGAGAAGATAAACGAATACGCCGGAAGGGCCAAGATAGTGAGTATAGACCTGCCAAGTGGCTACCCATCAACCGTTCGCGTCAAGGCGGATTTTGCCGTCACGTTCCAGTGGGACAAGGATGAGTATGAGGGGTTTGAGAGGGTGGTCGTTAAAATTGGCTATCCGAAGGAGCTCTACAATATCGTTGGGCCTGGTGATGCCAAGTTTGCCCTGAGAAAGAAGGGCGAACACAAGGGACAGAACGGAAGGCTCCTGATAATCGGCGGTAGTGAGGATTATTTCGGTGCCCCCTACTTAGCGGCCAAGGCCGCCTCCTATCTGGTGGACCTGGTCTTCCTAACCATGCCTGAGTACTCGGCCCGGCGCATAGGGGACCCCAATCTAATCCTGAGGCCCGTTGAAGGGAGCAACTTTGCCCTGAAGCATCTTGAGAACGTTCTGACCATTGCGGAAAAGGTCGATGCAGTGGTCATAGGGCCCGGCATTGGCGTCGACGAGAATACGAAGGCCTTTGTCCGAGAATTCATTAGGCGCTGTGGAAGGCCTATGGTTATTGATGCCGACGCTCTGAAGGCTATAGCTGGGGATTTGGACGCCCTAAGGGGGAAGAGGTTCGTTCTAACTCCCCATGCCGGTGAGTTCAGGATGCTCTTTGGTGAACTTCCACCGGCGGGCCTGAAGGAGAGGGCCGCCACAGTTATGAAGAAGGCTAAAGAGATCGGTGGCGTGATACTGCTCAAAGGCTCCTACGATGTCATAAGCGACGGAAAAACGTGGAAATATAACAAAACCGGCAACAGGGGGATGACGACAGGGGGAACCGGCGACGTCCTTGCGGGTATCGTCGGGGCTCTCTTGGCGTTAGGCAACGAGCCGCTAAGGGCGGCTTCCGTTGGAGCTTTCCTCAATGGCCTTGCGGGTGACATGGTGAAGGAAGAGAAGGGGGAGAACTTCACGGCCTTGGATGTTGCGGAAAAGATACCTAATGCCACGAGGTGGGCCTTGGAGTTTTAG
- a CDS encoding ABC transporter ATP-binding protein, with translation MPTVEVYGLTKRFGSVTALEDVTFEVDGDIVGLIGPNGAGKTTLIKILTTQLKPTSGTARVLGFDVLKEPMEIKRRIALLPQEVRAHFYTLTPREYIYHYLRMRGLPRSKAKGKASEWVEKLNLYYADRPIVELSSGMVRKALLAMVLAYDAELYFLDEPTVGLDPSARFELWDVLREKSENATIFLTSHYVDEISRVCDEVMLLRRRVLLKGKPEEIARLYLPHFRKKVVLFESFELEGFTSKRAGRYTFVYPASETELRELEGLLLDKGVPFRVEELTIEDLFLMGWEHD, from the coding sequence ATGCCGACGGTGGAAGTTTACGGTCTAACTAAGCGGTTTGGAAGCGTGACAGCCCTCGAAGACGTTACCTTCGAGGTAGATGGGGACATAGTAGGCCTCATAGGCCCCAACGGTGCCGGGAAGACGACGCTCATAAAAATCTTAACCACCCAGCTGAAGCCCACCTCTGGAACGGCGAGGGTTCTTGGCTTTGACGTTTTAAAGGAGCCAATGGAAATCAAAAGGAGAATCGCCCTCCTGCCCCAAGAGGTCAGAGCGCACTTCTACACCCTCACGCCGAGGGAGTATATCTACCACTACCTCAGAATGCGCGGCCTTCCGAGGAGCAAAGCGAAGGGAAAGGCCAGCGAGTGGGTGGAAAAGCTTAACCTCTATTACGCGGACAGGCCGATCGTCGAGCTCTCGAGTGGGATGGTTAGAAAGGCCCTTCTCGCGATGGTTCTGGCCTACGACGCTGAGCTCTACTTTCTGGATGAGCCGACGGTTGGCCTCGACCCCTCTGCGAGATTCGAGCTCTGGGACGTTCTGAGGGAGAAGTCCGAAAACGCCACGATTTTTCTAACAAGCCACTACGTGGACGAGATCTCCAGGGTATGCGATGAGGTGATGCTCCTCAGGAGGAGGGTTCTCCTGAAGGGGAAGCCGGAGGAGATAGCCAGGCTCTACCTTCCGCACTTCAGAAAGAAGGTGGTGCTCTTTGAGAGCTTTGAGCTAGAGGGTTTCACATCAAAGCGCGCCGGGAGGTACACCTTCGTCTACCCCGCGAGCGAGACCGAGCTGAGGGAGCTTGAAGGCCTTCTCCTCGATAAGGGCGTTCCCTTCAGGGTGGAGGAGCTCACAATCGAGGATCTCTTCCTGATGGGGTGGGAGCATGATTAG
- a CDS encoding 2-hydroxyacid dehydrogenase translates to MRPKVAVLFKMKSGPLKELERYTDVEILLYPSVEELGEKIAEFDGIIVSPLNPIPREVIEKAERLKVISCHSAGYDHVDVKAATERGIYVTKVSGWLSEAVAEFAVGLMIALLRKIPHTDRFIRAGEWKSHRVVWSRFKEIETVYGKTVGILGMGAIGKAIARRVKALGTEVVYWSRSRKPDIEEDVGARYLPLEEVLQRADIIVLALPATPETYHIINEERLKLMEGKYLVNIGRGTLVDEKAVVRALKEGKLKGYATDVFEREPVTKHELFGMEWTTVLTPHYAGLSKEAMEDMGFQAVRNLLAVLRGEVPKDLVNREVLKVRPPEEVKML, encoded by the coding sequence ATGCGCCCTAAGGTCGCTGTGCTCTTCAAGATGAAAAGCGGCCCCCTGAAGGAGCTGGAGAGGTATACGGATGTTGAAATTCTCCTCTATCCGAGCGTTGAAGAGCTCGGGGAGAAGATTGCCGAGTTCGACGGAATAATAGTTTCTCCGCTGAACCCGATCCCGCGCGAGGTTATCGAGAAGGCTGAGAGGCTGAAGGTGATAAGCTGCCACTCGGCCGGTTACGACCACGTTGATGTGAAGGCCGCGACGGAGAGGGGAATCTACGTCACAAAGGTTTCCGGCTGGTTGAGTGAGGCCGTTGCCGAGTTCGCCGTTGGATTAATGATAGCTCTCCTTAGGAAAATCCCTCACACCGACCGGTTTATTAGGGCGGGAGAATGGAAAAGTCATCGCGTAGTGTGGAGTCGTTTCAAGGAGATAGAAACGGTTTACGGGAAGACCGTCGGGATACTGGGAATGGGAGCCATAGGTAAGGCCATAGCAAGGCGCGTCAAGGCCCTCGGTACGGAAGTCGTTTACTGGTCGAGGAGCAGGAAGCCTGACATCGAAGAGGATGTTGGGGCCAGGTATCTTCCCCTAGAAGAGGTTCTCCAAAGGGCTGACATCATCGTCCTCGCACTTCCGGCGACGCCTGAAACTTACCACATAATCAACGAGGAGAGGCTTAAGCTTATGGAGGGGAAGTACCTCGTCAACATAGGGCGTGGAACCCTCGTGGACGAGAAGGCCGTCGTCAGGGCCCTAAAGGAAGGCAAGCTCAAGGGCTATGCAACCGACGTCTTTGAGAGGGAACCCGTCACGAAGCACGAGCTCTTTGGGATGGAGTGGACCACCGTCTTAACGCCGCACTACGCCGGCCTAAGCAAGGAGGCCATGGAGGACATGGGATTCCAGGCCGTTAGGAACCTGCTCGCCGTGCTTCGCGGTGAAGTGCCAAAGGATCTCGTGAACCGAGAAGTTCTTAAGGTTAGGCCTCCCGAGGAGGTTAAGATGCTCTGA